A part of Rhodopirellula bahusiensis genomic DNA contains:
- the ettA gene encoding energy-dependent translational throttle protein EttA: MAGQFIYQIIDLTKKHGQRKILENVNLAFYPGAKIGVLGPNGAGKSTLLKIMAGMDTEFEGTARLGKGFTVGYLEQEPPLDPTKTVFENVQEAVAERQAIVDRYNEISGLLGEVTDDDEMQKLCDEMATLQDIIDANNLWELDRFVEMSMAVMNLPPKDAEITNLSGGEKRRVALCQLLIRQPDLLLLDEPTNHLDAESVSWLEQHLASYPGTVVAVTHDRYFLDNVAQWILEVDRGRGMPFEGNYSAWLENRAKRMALEERQQKAREKNLARELEWIRMSPKARQAKSKARIKSYEQMSAEQFEDRPDDLEIQIPSGKHLGSLVIEAHHVNKAFGEKTLMTDMNFRLPPGGIVGIIGPNGAGKTTLFKMLTGNEPVDGGEIKIGETVDLGYVDQSRDKLDPNKTIYQEISGGHDSFEMGGRVMHARTYVSRFNFKGPDQEKKVGVLSGGERNRVHLASLLRKGCNVLLLDEPTNDLDVDTLRALEEAIANFAGCVVVTSHDRWFLDRLATHILAFEGDGKVVWCEGNFDTYERNRRERMGEDADDDSPKSRYKSIHAG, encoded by the coding sequence ATGGCCGGTCAATTCATCTACCAAATCATCGACCTGACCAAGAAACACGGTCAGCGAAAGATCCTCGAGAACGTCAACCTCGCCTTCTACCCCGGCGCCAAAATCGGTGTGCTCGGCCCCAACGGTGCCGGTAAATCCACCCTGCTGAAAATCATGGCGGGCATGGACACAGAGTTCGAAGGCACCGCCCGTTTGGGCAAAGGCTTTACGGTCGGCTACCTCGAACAAGAGCCACCACTCGATCCGACCAAGACCGTTTTTGAAAACGTTCAAGAAGCCGTCGCGGAACGCCAAGCCATCGTGGACCGCTACAACGAGATCAGCGGTTTGCTCGGTGAAGTCACCGACGACGACGAGATGCAAAAACTCTGCGACGAGATGGCGACGTTGCAAGACATCATCGACGCCAACAACCTGTGGGAACTGGATCGCTTCGTCGAAATGTCGATGGCGGTCATGAACTTGCCTCCCAAAGACGCCGAGATCACCAACCTGTCCGGTGGTGAAAAACGTCGCGTCGCACTTTGCCAGTTGCTCATCCGCCAACCCGACTTGCTGCTGCTCGACGAACCAACCAACCACCTCGATGCCGAATCGGTCTCGTGGTTGGAACAACACCTGGCCAGCTATCCCGGAACCGTCGTGGCCGTCACCCACGATCGTTACTTCCTGGACAACGTCGCGCAGTGGATCCTCGAAGTCGATCGCGGTCGTGGCATGCCATTCGAAGGCAACTACAGCGCGTGGTTGGAAAACCGAGCCAAACGAATGGCTTTGGAAGAGCGTCAACAAAAGGCTCGCGAAAAGAACCTGGCTCGCGAATTGGAATGGATCCGTATGAGCCCCAAGGCTCGCCAAGCCAAGTCGAAGGCGCGGATCAAATCGTACGAACAAATGTCCGCCGAGCAGTTCGAGGATCGTCCCGACGATTTGGAAATCCAAATTCCTTCGGGCAAACACCTCGGCTCGTTGGTCATCGAAGCTCACCACGTCAACAAAGCGTTTGGTGAAAAGACCTTGATGACCGACATGAACTTCCGTCTGCCACCCGGCGGGATCGTCGGCATCATCGGCCCCAACGGTGCCGGCAAAACGACTCTGTTCAAAATGCTGACCGGGAACGAACCTGTCGACGGTGGTGAAATCAAAATCGGTGAAACCGTTGACCTCGGTTACGTCGATCAATCTCGCGACAAACTGGATCCGAACAAGACGATCTATCAAGAGATCAGTGGCGGTCACGATTCGTTCGAAATGGGCGGCCGCGTCATGCACGCTCGCACCTACGTTTCGCGATTCAACTTCAAAGGCCCCGACCAAGAAAAGAAAGTCGGCGTGCTGTCCGGTGGTGAACGCAACCGAGTTCACTTGGCATCCTTGCTTCGAAAGGGCTGCAACGTGTTGCTGCTGGACGAACCAACCAACGACCTCGACGTCGACACATTGCGTGCTCTCGAAGAGGCCATCGCGAACTTTGCGGGATGCGTTGTTGTGACATCTCACGACCGCTGGTTCCTCGATCGCCTTGCAACCCATATCCTTGCGTTTGAAGGCGACGGGAAAGTGGTTTGGTGCGAAGGCAACTTTGACACCTACGAACGCAATCGTCGTGAACGCATGGGCGAAGACGCCGACGATGATTCGCCCAAATCCCGATACAAGAGCATTCACGCGGGCTGA
- a CDS encoding glycogen/starch/alpha-glucan phosphorylase — MSNTLSAPPNASQTDTSFPHLELSSELARHLTITLGHDFTGDSTDKQNSEYLYQALAITVRDRLVPIWLETWKKTCLSEDRKVYYLSLEFLIGRSLTNAVENLDLDEDVRKALRAYSVGMEEVADKELDAGLGNGGLGRLAACFLDSCANLQLPVVGYGIRYEYGMFHQHIEDGRQVEDPDRWLRDGNPWEIKRPEDTRRVRFYGRTENYYDEHGTLRPRLVDSHDVLAVPFDMPVPGYRNDTVNTLRLWKASTTDVFNLSEFNAGSYPEAVAAKNDAEQISMVLYPNDASENGKELRLKQQYFLVSSSLQDVIARWAEQHGEDFSDFGRKNCFQLNDTHPACAVPELMRLLMDEHGLEWDDAWDVVTRCMAYTNHTLLPEALERWSVGLFSRLLPRLLDIIYEINARFLKLVDQQWPGDVAMRREMSLIEEGDNPHIRMAYLAIVGSFSVNGVAGLHTQLLESGLFKHFNTLWPRKFNNKTNGVTQRRWLSHCNPGLRELLNETIGDGWQKDLTKISDLASHATDADFRKKWIEVKQQNKARLSDLVVAETGVRFDTSFMFDVQVKRIHEYKRQLLNVLHIVHLYDRILRGETAGMVPRCVLIGGKAAPGYHVAKLIVKLINDVAKKVNNHPAANDLLKVVFFPNYRVSSMEVICPATELSEQISTAGKEASGTGNMKFMMNGALTIGTLDGANIEIRENAGAENFFLFGLNASEVTELKKDYRPNEIIAADDDIVRIMNLLESGHFNPDNPGLFDLLTSGLRNPQDPWVTIADLRAYIDSQAEVAKAYQDVDHWNQMSILNTAGSGWFSSDRTIQQYADDIWDVRPLS; from the coding sequence ATGTCCAACACGCTTTCCGCTCCGCCGAACGCTTCTCAGACCGACACCTCGTTTCCACATCTTGAGTTGTCATCGGAACTAGCTCGTCACTTGACGATCACGCTAGGACACGACTTCACAGGCGACTCGACTGACAAACAAAACAGTGAATACCTGTACCAGGCATTGGCCATCACGGTCCGCGATCGCTTGGTTCCGATCTGGCTCGAAACTTGGAAAAAGACCTGCCTGAGCGAAGATCGCAAGGTCTATTACCTGTCGCTGGAATTCCTGATCGGCCGTTCACTTACCAACGCGGTCGAAAATCTGGACTTGGACGAAGACGTTCGCAAAGCCTTGCGGGCTTACAGCGTTGGAATGGAAGAAGTCGCTGACAAGGAACTCGATGCTGGGTTGGGCAACGGTGGCCTCGGTCGTTTGGCCGCATGTTTCCTGGACAGCTGTGCGAACCTGCAGCTTCCAGTGGTTGGCTACGGCATCCGTTACGAATACGGAATGTTCCACCAGCACATCGAAGATGGACGCCAAGTCGAGGACCCCGACCGTTGGTTGCGAGACGGCAACCCTTGGGAAATCAAACGCCCCGAAGACACGCGTCGCGTTCGCTTCTACGGTCGCACCGAGAACTACTACGACGAGCACGGAACCCTGCGTCCTCGCTTGGTCGACTCGCACGATGTTCTTGCCGTTCCATTCGACATGCCCGTCCCTGGGTATCGCAACGACACGGTCAACACGCTGCGTCTGTGGAAAGCGTCAACGACCGACGTTTTCAACCTCAGCGAATTCAACGCGGGCTCGTACCCCGAAGCCGTCGCCGCAAAGAATGACGCCGAACAAATCTCCATGGTGTTGTACCCCAACGATGCCAGCGAAAACGGCAAGGAACTGCGTCTAAAACAGCAGTACTTCCTCGTTTCGTCTTCCTTGCAAGACGTGATCGCTCGTTGGGCGGAACAGCACGGCGAAGACTTCAGCGACTTTGGACGCAAGAACTGCTTCCAACTCAATGACACTCACCCCGCTTGTGCCGTTCCTGAACTCATGCGGTTGCTGATGGACGAGCACGGTTTGGAATGGGACGACGCATGGGACGTGGTCACACGCTGCATGGCATACACCAACCACACATTGCTTCCGGAAGCCTTGGAACGATGGTCGGTCGGTTTGTTCAGCCGCCTGCTGCCACGTCTGCTCGATATCATTTACGAGATCAACGCTCGGTTCCTGAAGTTGGTCGATCAGCAATGGCCAGGCGATGTCGCCATGCGTCGCGAAATGTCGCTGATCGAAGAGGGCGACAACCCACACATCCGCATGGCCTACCTGGCCATCGTAGGCAGCTTCTCCGTCAATGGTGTCGCCGGCTTGCACACCCAGTTGCTCGAATCGGGACTGTTCAAACACTTCAACACGTTGTGGCCGCGCAAGTTCAACAACAAAACAAACGGCGTGACTCAACGTCGCTGGCTGTCGCACTGCAACCCCGGCCTGCGTGAACTTCTGAACGAAACCATTGGCGATGGCTGGCAAAAAGACCTGACCAAGATCAGTGACTTGGCCTCGCACGCAACCGATGCCGACTTCCGCAAGAAGTGGATCGAAGTCAAGCAACAAAACAAAGCACGCTTGTCCGATTTGGTCGTCGCCGAAACTGGTGTTCGGTTCGACACCTCGTTCATGTTCGATGTCCAGGTCAAACGGATCCACGAGTACAAACGTCAGTTGCTCAACGTCCTGCATATCGTGCATCTATACGATCGCATTCTGCGTGGCGAAACAGCCGGCATGGTTCCGCGTTGTGTCTTGATCGGTGGTAAAGCCGCACCTGGATACCACGTGGCGAAACTGATCGTGAAATTGATCAACGACGTGGCCAAGAAGGTCAACAACCACCCCGCCGCCAACGACCTGTTGAAAGTGGTGTTCTTCCCGAACTACCGTGTTTCCTCCATGGAAGTGATCTGCCCGGCAACCGAGTTGTCCGAGCAGATTTCGACCGCTGGGAAAGAAGCCTCCGGTACGGGCAACATGAAATTCATGATGAACGGTGCATTGACGATCGGAACACTCGACGGTGCCAACATCGAAATTCGTGAAAACGCCGGTGCGGAAAACTTCTTCTTGTTCGGTTTGAACGCCAGCGAAGTGACTGAGCTGAAGAAGGACTATCGCCCCAACGAGATCATCGCCGCGGACGACGACATCGTTCGCATCATGAACCTGCTCGAAAGCGGTCACTTCAATCCTGACAATCCAGGTTTGTTTGATCTGTTGACCAGCGGCCTTCGAAACCCTCAGGATCCTTGGGTCACCATCGCCGACCTTCGTGCGTACATCGACTCGCAAGCCGAGGTTGCCAAGGCGTACCAGGACGTGGATCACTGGAATCAGATGAGCATCCTGAACACGGCCGGCAGCGGCTGGTTCAGCAGTGACCGAACGATCCAGCAATACGCCGACGACATCTGGGACGTCCGCCCGCTGAGCTAG
- a CDS encoding DinB family protein has protein sequence MIADSARLCVGYADRMVSGVSSEQFARFATVGGQVVESNHPAFILGHLSLYPSRVVSELGADASSIAPTEKYEALFSPQATCLDDPDGNLYPAMEEIVSKFTSAHAAAIETLLAADDSTFAAVNTNERMKSKFGTIGSMHAFYLGGHMMIHMGQFSAWRRAMGLGAA, from the coding sequence ATGATTGCCGACTCGGCTCGACTGTGCGTCGGCTATGCGGACAGGATGGTTTCTGGGGTGTCCTCCGAACAATTTGCTCGCTTTGCCACAGTGGGCGGGCAAGTCGTCGAATCGAACCATCCCGCATTTATCCTCGGGCACCTGAGTTTGTACCCGTCGCGGGTTGTCAGTGAGTTAGGCGCTGATGCCAGCTCGATTGCTCCGACGGAAAAGTACGAAGCTTTGTTTTCACCTCAAGCAACTTGTTTGGATGATCCAGACGGGAACTTGTACCCAGCGATGGAAGAGATCGTTTCGAAATTCACGTCAGCGCATGCAGCCGCGATCGAAACACTTCTAGCAGCGGATGATTCTACATTCGCAGCCGTGAACACGAACGAAAGAATGAAAAGCAAGTTCGGGACGATCGGTTCGATGCACGCGTTTTATCTAGGCGGCCACATGATGATTCACATGGGCCAATTCAGTGCGTGGCGACGCGCGATGGGATTGGGAGCGGCTTAG
- a CDS encoding alpha-1,2-fucosyltransferase: MNPERDLYLDGYWQSEKFFPGLRDSLREEFRLKEKPSTTTQKLSSQMTDENSVAIHVRRGDYVTSAKAKQIYRTLNADYYRSCLLDLAARETGLKLYLFSNDVPWCEANLDVGIPFTPVQHTDGQTAHEDLHLIAQCRHVVIANSTFSWWGAYLGRPHSSRRVYYPEPWFHPGTLDGSAMGCEDWVSEASLADHSSTENARRAA; the protein is encoded by the coding sequence TTGAACCCTGAACGCGACCTCTATTTGGATGGCTATTGGCAGAGCGAGAAGTTCTTTCCCGGATTGCGAGACAGTCTCAGAGAAGAGTTTCGGTTGAAAGAAAAACCGTCCACAACCACTCAGAAGTTGTCTTCGCAGATGACCGATGAAAACAGCGTTGCGATTCATGTTCGGCGAGGCGATTATGTGACCTCAGCAAAAGCCAAGCAGATCTACCGAACTTTGAATGCGGACTACTATCGAAGTTGTTTGCTTGATTTGGCAGCTCGTGAAACGGGTTTGAAACTCTATCTGTTTTCCAACGATGTGCCCTGGTGCGAAGCCAATCTGGATGTCGGCATCCCGTTCACGCCGGTGCAGCACACTGATGGACAAACGGCTCATGAAGATCTGCATTTGATTGCACAGTGTCGGCATGTGGTGATCGCAAATAGCACGTTCAGTTGGTGGGGGGCCTACCTGGGGCGACCTCATTCTTCGCGACGGGTTTATTATCCGGAGCCCTGGTTTCATCCGGGAACTCTGGATGGCTCGGCGATGGGATGTGAAGACTGGGTTTCCGAGGCAAGCCTTGCGGACCACTCGTCTACAGAAAACGCCCGTCGGGCTGCTTGA
- a CDS encoding DegT/DnrJ/EryC1/StrS family aminotransferase, which translates to MTPESLQAFESWMDDHLEPASSEFGRYWYPLTVPTFGRDEIAAAMNCLVNYQTSMGAMTREFEKQFAQYVGCHDAVMVNSGSSADLLLAYNLVNPSNPRLSAGDEVLVPAVTWPTQIWSPLMAGLKVTLVDVDPATLNVDFDDMRRRLTSKTKCVFAVHLMGNPIDMKLMKEFCDEHELLLIEDCCESLGAKFADKHVGNFGLGGSFSFFFSHHMTTMEGGMVTCHNEEDADALRVLRAHGWSRGLKTPAAKNQVGLGSAASGPTVVDDRYRFVNWGFNLRPTELQAAFGLEQLKKLDGMNDRRRELANRFATYADSQSWFECFDTPASGVVSPFALPMLLKGDAVGSRAELLDYLEQAGVETRPVVTGNFARQPAAKLLGDVDPKDFPGAEWIHEQGFYLGLSPMMDDLKLERLTRTLDEAHAAVVRRTHIRKVA; encoded by the coding sequence ATGACCCCGGAATCTCTGCAAGCATTTGAATCGTGGATGGATGACCATCTCGAACCTGCATCCAGCGAGTTTGGTCGTTATTGGTATCCATTGACCGTACCAACATTCGGACGTGACGAGATCGCCGCGGCCATGAATTGTTTGGTCAACTACCAAACATCAATGGGAGCGATGACTCGCGAATTCGAAAAGCAATTTGCTCAGTACGTTGGATGTCATGATGCGGTGATGGTGAACAGCGGGTCGTCCGCTGATCTTTTGTTGGCTTACAACCTCGTCAATCCCTCGAACCCGCGATTGTCGGCTGGTGATGAAGTTTTGGTTCCCGCTGTGACGTGGCCAACTCAGATTTGGTCGCCTTTGATGGCAGGATTGAAAGTCACTCTCGTCGACGTGGATCCGGCGACACTGAACGTGGATTTTGACGACATGCGTCGTCGACTCACATCAAAAACCAAATGCGTTTTCGCGGTGCACTTGATGGGAAATCCCATCGACATGAAGTTGATGAAGGAGTTTTGCGATGAGCACGAGCTACTATTGATCGAAGATTGTTGCGAGTCGCTTGGCGCTAAATTCGCCGACAAACACGTTGGCAACTTTGGGTTGGGGGGGAGCTTCAGTTTCTTCTTCTCACACCACATGACCACGATGGAAGGTGGCATGGTGACATGCCACAATGAAGAGGACGCGGACGCGCTGCGAGTTCTGCGTGCGCATGGTTGGTCACGCGGACTGAAGACGCCGGCCGCGAAAAATCAGGTTGGCTTGGGAAGTGCAGCGAGTGGTCCCACTGTGGTGGATGACCGTTATCGCTTTGTAAACTGGGGATTCAATCTTCGGCCAACTGAACTGCAGGCTGCATTTGGTTTGGAACAGCTCAAAAAGCTGGATGGCATGAACGATCGTCGTCGTGAATTGGCCAACCGTTTTGCGACCTATGCCGACAGTCAGTCTTGGTTTGAATGCTTTGACACGCCCGCTTCAGGTGTTGTCAGTCCGTTCGCACTACCAATGTTACTGAAGGGTGATGCCGTAGGTTCACGTGCTGAGCTTTTGGACTATCTGGAGCAAGCAGGTGTCGAAACTCGTCCAGTCGTGACCGGCAACTTTGCCCGCCAACCTGCCGCCAAATTGCTCGGTGACGTCGATCCAAAGGATTTTCCTGGAGCAGAGTGGATTCACGAGCAGGGTTTCTACTTGGGACTCAGCCCGATGATGGACGATTTGAAGCTAGAGCGTCTCACTCGCACGTTGGACGAAGCGCATGCAGCCGTTGTACGACGGACTCACATTCGAAAGGTGGCTTGA
- a CDS encoding GDP-L-fucose synthase family protein has protein sequence MRQDEPIWITGAAGMVGAALTRHLRSEGYTNLLTPTRSELDLCSADAVQDFVVQHRPKHAFLLAAKVGGIAANIADPVGFLDENLRLVVNQLSACAKAGVEKVLFLGSTCIYPRECSQPMTEDSLLTGPLEPTNEGYALAKIAGLRLAQSYQKQMGMQCVLPMPCNIYGTGDHFDLTRCHVLSALVKRFCDAVDQEAESVTLWGTGSAKREFIHVEDAVRGMLHLFDAETEGEVINLGPGNDVSISELAGMIAEQAGFEGQILWDTTRPDGMPRKCTDNTRLKKLGFEPRVSLCDGIAMTIQEYRQTLSSNSYSANAA, from the coding sequence GTGCGGCAAGACGAACCGATATGGATCACCGGTGCTGCCGGTATGGTCGGTGCAGCGTTGACGCGGCATTTACGATCTGAGGGCTACACCAATCTGTTGACTCCGACGCGAAGTGAACTGGATCTTTGCTCAGCAGACGCGGTGCAAGACTTCGTCGTGCAACATCGGCCGAAGCACGCGTTTTTGCTGGCGGCAAAGGTCGGCGGAATTGCAGCGAATATCGCCGATCCGGTTGGTTTCTTGGACGAGAACCTTCGTTTGGTCGTCAATCAACTCAGTGCATGTGCCAAAGCTGGTGTGGAGAAAGTACTGTTTCTTGGAAGCACTTGCATCTACCCACGTGAGTGCTCGCAGCCGATGACGGAAGACTCACTTTTGACCGGGCCGTTGGAACCTACCAACGAAGGGTACGCGTTGGCAAAAATCGCGGGCTTGCGATTGGCACAAAGTTATCAAAAGCAAATGGGCATGCAGTGTGTCTTGCCCATGCCTTGCAATATCTACGGAACCGGCGATCACTTTGATCTGACACGTTGTCACGTGCTCAGCGCATTGGTCAAGCGGTTCTGCGACGCAGTGGATCAGGAAGCCGAGTCGGTAACGCTCTGGGGAACCGGATCCGCCAAACGTGAATTCATTCATGTGGAAGACGCGGTTCGCGGCATGTTGCATCTATTCGATGCAGAAACCGAGGGCGAAGTCATCAACCTCGGGCCCGGCAATGATGTCAGTATCTCTGAACTGGCTGGCATGATTGCGGAACAGGCGGGCTTCGAAGGTCAGATTCTTTGGGACACCACTCGTCCCGACGGCATGCCTCGTAAATGCACCGACAACACTCGATTGAAAAAACTGGGGTTTGAGCCCCGTGTCTCGCTTTGTGATGGAATCGCCATGACGATTCAAGAGTATCGGCAGACACTCAGTTCCAACTCCTACTCAGCGAACGCGGCATGA
- a CDS encoding glycosyltransferase family 25 protein produces MNVSQALVVTLRRATARQPQVQRILQTCPVPCEIHDAVDGKLLADDELQRWVEPRLHSPSYPFPLNVGEVGCFLSHRGIWQRIVDEGWEQTLVVEDDIELEPGFEESLAFASDHAKPGDYVQFQVRPFSSPHRVMAQQSKWSLLCPDVIPLRTSAQLVTRLAAEKLLDASEQIDRPVDAFIQMRWVTGVRVVVMQPSCVHEVSANLGGSTIGGGKKRPVADRVKREVLRPIYRFQIATRSRRDAA; encoded by the coding sequence ATGAACGTGTCTCAAGCACTCGTTGTCACTCTGCGGCGAGCGACCGCGCGACAGCCACAGGTTCAACGGATTCTTCAAACGTGTCCGGTGCCATGTGAAATTCACGACGCCGTGGATGGCAAGTTGTTGGCGGACGATGAACTGCAACGTTGGGTAGAACCACGACTGCATTCACCCTCGTATCCGTTTCCGCTGAACGTCGGCGAAGTCGGTTGCTTCCTCAGTCATCGAGGAATTTGGCAACGCATCGTTGATGAAGGTTGGGAGCAAACGTTGGTCGTCGAGGACGACATCGAACTCGAGCCCGGATTTGAGGAATCGCTCGCTTTCGCCAGTGATCATGCGAAACCGGGCGACTACGTTCAATTCCAAGTGCGTCCGTTTTCGTCTCCTCACCGAGTCATGGCTCAACAGTCGAAGTGGTCGCTGCTGTGTCCTGATGTGATTCCGCTGCGGACATCAGCGCAATTGGTGACGCGGTTGGCGGCTGAAAAGTTGCTGGACGCTTCGGAGCAGATCGATCGTCCCGTGGATGCTTTTATTCAAATGCGATGGGTCACCGGAGTTCGCGTGGTGGTGATGCAACCCTCGTGCGTGCATGAAGTGTCCGCGAATTTGGGTGGCAGCACGATCGGTGGTGGCAAAAAGAGGCCTGTGGCTGATCGAGTCAAGAGAGAAGTGCTGCGACCGATCTATCGTTTTCAAATTGCTACGCGGTCCCGCAGGGACGCTGCCTGA
- a CDS encoding glycosyltransferase yields the protein MATVVCTRWLDAFPASYVTVLRNAVAANLNQPHRFVCVTDNVAGLTDGVEGIQMPDLGIPLKYREQGCWPKLSILAPGVLPADEPTLYLDLDVVINQNLDGFFDRLEAKRGFHALREWNPTLWSLVPLAMRPDRGVQGSILGFYPGEQVELFRRFNEHQQECFDRYCLDQDFLTENAGDVNYWPFAWTASFKWHCLKYYPLNQIAPKIKRPAKAKVVVFHGDPRPIDVVPEGDYRWGTKRKFGHGPVDWVRDYWLRYDTRWDDEVAESEAIVPALAAA from the coding sequence ATGGCGACGGTTGTCTGCACTCGCTGGTTGGACGCATTTCCCGCATCGTATGTCACCGTTTTGCGAAATGCAGTGGCGGCGAATTTGAACCAGCCGCATCGTTTTGTATGCGTCACCGACAATGTCGCTGGATTAACTGATGGGGTCGAAGGAATTCAGATGCCTGATCTAGGCATTCCTCTGAAGTATCGAGAACAGGGGTGTTGGCCAAAACTGTCGATTCTGGCACCTGGAGTCTTGCCCGCAGATGAGCCAACGCTGTACTTGGATCTCGACGTTGTGATCAACCAGAACCTGGACGGGTTCTTTGATCGCTTGGAAGCCAAGCGTGGTTTTCACGCCTTGCGGGAATGGAATCCAACGCTTTGGAGTTTGGTGCCACTTGCGATGCGTCCTGACCGCGGCGTGCAGGGATCCATTCTAGGTTTTTATCCAGGTGAGCAAGTTGAGTTGTTTCGACGATTCAACGAGCACCAGCAGGAGTGTTTCGATCGCTATTGTCTTGATCAAGATTTCTTGACCGAGAATGCTGGGGACGTGAATTACTGGCCATTTGCATGGACGGCCAGCTTCAAGTGGCACTGCCTGAAGTACTACCCACTCAATCAGATTGCCCCGAAGATCAAACGTCCTGCAAAAGCCAAAGTCGTGGTCTTTCACGGTGACCCTCGCCCGATTGATGTCGTTCCGGAGGGCGATTACCGCTGGGGGACAAAACGTAAGTTTGGTCATGGTCCCGTGGATTGGGTCCGTGACTACTGGCTGCGGTACGATACAAGATGGGACGACGAAGTAGCGGAGTCAGAAGCGATCGTTCCGGCACTGGCGGCAGCCTAA
- a CDS encoding DUF932 domain-containing protein: MSTSTISKTATETSPRFSYALASVGDIRVGTVHRSPGGRISLRELEIDGQPVVATRRFWRSFFTRFGIAENVFRYFRPDEVFSRIQSQRDDVTFRYCIARAPISASKKADQLLAVTNPNRPIIRYDDIRGLLDGNGGEDIRYHNGVVTSTHAPRGGSRQFAIGGDQFRDRFCLETPVDGYGHPRLFLSMLRLVCSNGMIGHAKAFRSDVPVGKNMEHCIVRAIESFDNGDGYAALRQRFESSQTSWASVHECLRLNELLESLRRDQQLTQEGLIRRFRSLAGDLNELYGLANLDALSDKRRRILPSKARVYDLINYASEVATHHSQADGANRIQAWLGTLVSEEYDLEGTADSGGDFDAFFVPSDDGLPAQSRN; the protein is encoded by the coding sequence ATGTCGACTTCCACCATTTCCAAGACCGCTACAGAAACTTCCCCACGATTCAGCTACGCGTTGGCCAGTGTCGGTGATATCCGAGTTGGAACGGTGCATCGCTCACCCGGCGGCCGGATCAGTTTGCGTGAACTGGAAATTGACGGGCAACCCGTGGTCGCCACGCGTCGTTTTTGGCGTTCGTTCTTCACCCGGTTTGGAATCGCAGAAAACGTGTTCCGCTACTTCCGCCCCGACGAAGTCTTTTCTCGAATTCAGTCGCAGCGAGATGATGTGACGTTTCGATACTGCATCGCTCGGGCGCCGATTTCTGCGTCAAAGAAAGCGGATCAGTTGTTGGCGGTGACCAATCCCAACCGCCCGATCATTCGGTACGACGACATCCGTGGTTTGCTGGATGGGAACGGTGGCGAAGACATTCGCTACCACAATGGAGTTGTGACGAGCACACACGCGCCGCGCGGTGGCAGTCGACAATTCGCGATCGGTGGTGATCAATTCCGCGACCGGTTTTGTTTGGAGACTCCGGTCGATGGCTATGGGCATCCCCGACTATTTTTGTCGATGCTGCGGCTGGTGTGCAGCAATGGCATGATCGGACACGCCAAGGCTTTCCGCAGCGATGTGCCAGTCGGGAAGAACATGGAACACTGCATTGTTCGTGCGATCGAATCGTTCGACAATGGTGACGGGTACGCGGCCCTGCGTCAGCGGTTTGAATCGAGCCAAACCTCATGGGCGTCGGTGCACGAGTGTTTGCGGCTGAATGAGTTGTTGGAATCGCTGCGCCGGGATCAGCAACTCACCCAAGAGGGTTTGATTCGTCGGTTTCGTTCGCTCGCAGGAGACCTGAACGAGCTTTACGGGTTGGCAAATTTGGACGCGCTGAGTGACAAACGTCGCCGGATTCTCCCCAGCAAGGCTCGCGTTTACGACCTGATCAATTACGCCAGCGAAGTTGCGACGCACCATTCGCAGGCCGACGGAGCCAATCGAATCCAGGCTTGGTTGGGGACTTTGGTTTCCGAAGAATACGACCTGGAGGGCACTGCAGATTCCGGTGGCGATTTCGATGCTTTTTTCGTCCCCAGCGACGATGGATTGCCAGCTCAAAGCCGCAACTGA